A region of uncultured Acidilobus sp. JCHS DNA encodes the following proteins:
- a CDS encoding methyltransferase, FkbM family: MSGIGSLRWYLRWASVFLGMALTYRNGLEVIRGVLGGRFPVQAKLKHGNVLLRSTSEAIYYALDRVPHYRSKVRKVDDGFVIRCCGRDLLVLSPQREGRPQGRALAVGDAVVLEGAWLTGIYDVFLDQDYAWLDVSGRAVVDVGAAIGDTAIYFVLRGAKRVIACEPYPNLFEVAYRNIYVNNRLNNVVLLHAGCGGSDGEVSVAASGSGWTPLIQAEQGVKVPTLSLRTLVSRYDVEEGSALKVDCEGCEYDLILGSDDRALLRFDRIQMEYHIIGDKGPELIASRLRGLGYRVKVQHTYRGLGYIYAKRE, from the coding sequence TTGTCGGGCATAGGCTCCCTGCGATGGTACCTAAGGTGGGCAAGCGTCTTTCTGGGCATGGCCCTGACCTACAGAAACGGGCTCGAGGTCATCAGGGGGGTCCTAGGGGGCAGGTTCCCAGTTCAGGCTAAGCTCAAGCACGGCAACGTGCTCCTGAGGAGCACCTCTGAGGCCATATACTACGCGCTTGACAGGGTGCCCCACTACAGAAGCAAGGTGAGGAAGGTTGACGACGGCTTTGTTATACGCTGCTGCGGCAGGGACCTCCTCGTTCTGAGCCCGCAGCGCGAGGGCAGGCCCCAGGGGCGGGCCTTGGCAGTAGGTGACGCGGTGGTGTTAGAGGGCGCGTGGCTGACAGGCATATATGACGTGTTCCTTGACCAGGACTACGCTTGGCTTGACGTTAGCGGCAGGGCAGTTGTTGACGTCGGCGCTGCGATAGGCGACACCGCAATATACTTTGTGTTAAGGGGCGCCAAGAGGGTGATAGCCTGCGAGCCCTACCCCAACCTGTTCGAGGTGGCCTACAGGAACATCTATGTTAACAACAGGCTGAACAACGTGGTCCTCCTGCACGCCGGCTGCGGCGGCTCCGACGGCGAGGTCAGCGTAGCGGCGAGCGGCAGCGGCTGGACGCCGCTAATTCAGGCGGAGCAGGGGGTCAAGGTCCCAACCCTCTCCCTGAGGACGCTGGTCTCCAGGTACGACGTAGAGGAGGGCTCGGCATTAAAGGTCGACTGCGAGGGCTGCGAGTACGACCTGATACTGGGCTCCGACGACAGGGCCCTCCTGAGGTTTGACAGGATCCAGATGGAGTACCACATAATTGGCGACAAGGGGCCTGAGCTCATAGCTTCAAGGCTTAGGGGGCTGGGCTACAGGGTTAAGGTCCAGCACACCTACCGTGGCCTTGGCTACATTTACGCCAAGAGGGAGTGA